CAAATGCTTTATGCCGAACTTCACATTTATCGGTCTTCCAAAGTACACAATAAAATAAATGATCAGTGTAAACACCTGTCCCAGGCCAGTTGCCAGTGCAGCGCCTTCTATACCCATTTCTGGGAATGGTCCCACACCAAATATCAGCATCGGATCAAGCACTATATTCACAATGCAGCCGCCCATCAGTCCAACCATTGTAACTATCATGCGTCCAACCGACTGGAACACCTTCTCAAATGCAAGATCAACCGAAATAATTATAGAAAATCCAAATACTATGTCTGCATAACGACAGCCAAGGTCAAGGACGTCTCCACTTGCCTTGAAGGCTCTGAGAAACGATGGAATGATGGCAATACACACGACTGTCATCACTATCCCCTGCATAACAGCAAGAAACATCCCCCAACTAGCTGCACGATCTGCCCACTCATTGTCCTTGGCTCCAAGATATATGGCTATCACCGCGTTTATTCCAACACCAAATCCGATCGCCACAGCATTTACAAAATTCTGCAGTGGAAATACATACGAAAGTGCTGTCATCGCATCCTCACTTATCTTCGCCACAAAAAAACTGTCAACTATATTGTACAAAGCATTCACCATCATCGATATAACCATAGGCAGTGCCATGGACATCAAAAGTGGGAACACCGGCTTTTCTTTCATAAAATTCTCGTTCATAAAACCTCCGTCCCCGGATGGCATAAATAAAGCCCCACAACCTTACGGTTGTGGGGCGAAAAGATGACCTGATCCGGAAAAATCCACCAACTTGTTTTCGTTTAGATTATTATGTGCAATTATATACTTCAACCAGCATATATGTCAAGATCCTGCACGACCACAAAGTAACCTCTGTCACCGTCCTCGTCCACCGGGACAGCATGTATAAGACTTGCACCCCCATGGTTGTTTGCACAGCTGACTGACAAAACCCTTCTGCGAATGTTCTCTGTCTGATATCCCATATTGCCGCCTGTGTAACTCTCCATGCGCTCACGGCTGAGAAAATCTCTGACTATTTTTCTTGACCGATCCGACTCAAACCGGTTACTTATCAATCCAATTACTTCATCATAGTTATTCGCACAAGATACAGCATTGTTCAGCTCAGAATCGCCTTTTATAACACGGTATTTATTGTTCTCATAATTAACATATATAATATCAGTATACATATATGAGATCCTTGCCTCTACCCTGGATTGAGCCTTTTTTATATCAGTCTCTATCTTGTCAAGTACGGTCACTCTGTCCGTACCATCCCTGCTGATGCTGTGGATCACGCTGGCATTCTTGCCCTTCTTCTTTGCTTCATATAGCGCAGTGTCCGCGACATTCATACACTCTTCTGTGCTGAACCCTGAACCATTGATCTGACATATACCAGCACTGCAATGGACATTCTGCCCTTTCTCCATTGCCTTGCGCTGAAGTTTTCTGGCAAATCTTATCACCTTTGACTCCAGAACAGATATATCTGATAAGCCCTTGTGAAGCACAATATACTCGTCTCCACCATACCTGCAGGCAACGTCCTCTTCATAGCAGTCACTCCGGAGAAACTTTGCCACCTTCTCAATCCAGTAATCACCAACTGCGTGACCATATGTATCATTTACACTCTTGAAATCATCTATATCCACAAATACAAGAGAAGCACTGTCTTCGTCAGTCATGTTATCTATATACTCTCTTATCCTCTGCATTCCGGCTGTCTTGTTGTACATGCCGGTCAGGAGATCATGCTCAGCCTCGTACTTTGTACGCTCAACCTCCTGTCTGGATCTCGCAAGTGATCTGTCCATCTCGACCATATCAACTGCAAACATGATCTGTGTAGAAGCAACCACAGATATTGTCTGGAATGAAATCCCATAATAGAATATGACAACAACCGTGGATATACATGGCAGGATAAAATACAAAACACTTGACCAGAAAACTCTTTTTTCCAGTCTTTTTTTATACTGCAAAAGTATCGAAAAGCTTAGAACAAGTCCTGCTACTGCTATAAGCTGCGACAACAGATAACCGCTGCTCCTGTGATAGAAGTTATTGCCATCTATATAATAGAACAACTTGTCACTGAACTGGGATATAATGAGCAGGACTATCCCAGCAGCACTCAGAACTACCACGCCCCTTGCTCTCGCTGGCATCTTAATCTCTCCTCTGTTGAGAATGACAAGAAGATAAAACGTAAACAAAGTCATATATAAATAGTTGACAAAGAACACGCCAAAATTGCTTATCTTCAGCATGTAATAGGCTGTCTGCCCTGATCTTCCCTGATAATACCATGACAACATATCTGCAACCAGCAGGATGATACATGCAGCCTCCATGCATAGGCTCACATTCTTTTTATCTCTATTATTATTCTTCTGAAGGAATATAACCGCAAATGCAAACAGACAGATTAATATTCCCCACATTTCAAATGCTATATTAAATACAGCAGTCCTATCCACTAACTATGCGCCCCCTTAAACTTCCTGGCGATTTATTGTAGTAATTGTACAATTTGATTTGTGCAACATTTTCTCAAATTTATAAGTTTATATGAGAACCATTCTATATATCATACCTTGATTTGTCAATTACTAGATAACACATATTTATGGAATTTTGTCGCCACAGGGGACATATATGTCCGGCTATCATGAACAACATAGTAAAGCCTGTCAACCGGCTGATGTTTTATACTAAGAACCTTCACATCAAGCCTTTTGAGCATATCCATGTAAGGGACTACCGCTATTCCAAACCCTGTTGCCACAAGTCCGGCTATGACCTCATCCTCCTCCGTTTCGCATGCTATCTCAGGAGCTTTGCCAAGTCCTTCAAACATCTCATCCACCAGACTTCTCATTCCAGATCCCTTCGAAAAATATACATGTTTATATCTAAGTGTATCACCGAGTGTCACCGAATCTCTGTCTGCCAAAGGATGTCCTGACGGTGCTATGACAACAAGATCCTGTCTGCCAACTGGAATGGCGGAAAATCCCATCGTCTCAGGCGGTCTCGAACAGAAAACCATATCATATTTTCTAGCCGCAAGATCATCAAGCAATTGCCCTGTGGTCCCTGTATGAAATGTAAACGACACATTTCTGTTTTCAGCTTTCTTCAGGTACTCTGCTGCCAGACGCGGTACAAATTCCATTCCAAGAGGTCTTATGAGGCCAAGCCGTATCACGCCATCCCCGGCAGCCTCTTTTTGTATGGACTCTACCCCCGCGTCAAGCGTGCCAAGCGAACGCTCTGCACATGCAAGGAATTCTCTGCCAAATGCAGTGAGCTCCGTATTGCGCCCATTCTTTTCAAAAAGCATTACCCCAAGTTCTTCCTCAAGCTGGGATATTGCGTGACTGAGGCTTGGCTGCGTTATATTCAGATTTCTGGCCGCATTTGTGTAATGCTGAACATGGGCCAGTTCAACAAAATATCTAATATATGACAGGTTCACTTATACCTCCCCCTTTTCACTATTTATATATAATCCTATTCATATTTTAATACAATCCGAATATTTTTTATAGACAAAATCTATTAAACCATAAAAACTATTTATTTGTTATGTGGTGTTGTCGGTGCTACAATCAAAAACCGCAGGGATATACATATATGAAGACTTAGACAAGTAAAACTCCCCTGATGCCGGGAAAATCAAAGGCTATGTTATAAAACACATTATATAAAGAAAGAAATGAGGAAAAGCAGAAAATGGATACTCAATCAGGAAATGCACATCTGCATAACATGTGGGGCGAGATTGCCCTGATAACAGCAGTCACCATCAACAGTTTCGGAGTGGTTCTCATGCTCTATTCTGCAGCAGGAATATCGGCAATATCCAGCGTGCCATATGCATTCTCGCTGGTTCTTCCAAGACTGACTCTCGGAACCTGGACATACATATTTCAGGGCGTACTTATTCTCACCCTCATGATCATGAGAAAGAAATTCGTTCCCCAATATCTGTGCAGCTTCATAGTTGGTTTCGTATTTGGCAAGATGCTGGATATCCATGAGATGTGGATCGGGGCTTTGCCAACTGCCCTCCCATGGAGAATCCTTTACTTTGTGATAAGTTACATTTTGATATGTATCGGAATCGCACTGTCCAACAGATGTGGACTTCCGATCATCCCGACAGACCTTTTCCCAAGAGAGCTGTCTGAGATTATATCGGCAAAATATTCCAAGGTTAAGATTTCGTTTGATGTGATCTGCCTTGCAACTACAGCTGCCATGACAGGTTTTATCCTCGGTCATATCTACGGTCTGGGAATCGGCACAGTTCTTGCTGCATTCACCATGGGCAAGGGAATCGCCATAGTTGGAAACGCCATGGACAAGCATGTTACAATAGCTCCATACATAACAGCGCACATAAAGCGCCACGGCAGCCACAAAGCCCAGTACGCAGGACACTAAGAACAAATTCAACACAAAAAAGAACCGCCTGAGAGAATCACATTCAAATTACAGATTTTCTCAAGCGGCTCTTTTTATATCCCCACGACCAGGCACGTAGATAAAAAATAACCATATATATGCCAGTCGGTAGTGACGGCAACCGAGCTTCAACGCTTCTTGCCGCATCGGAGATCCGCAACGTCCTTATCGCGGTCGGAGATGCGTGCAGATAGAAGCAAGTTGAAGCGACAGTTGCCAAACGTGACTGCATATATATGGTTATTTCTTTATCTGTGTGCCGTCCGTCGCCTACGCATTTGCCAGCTGACGTCCAAGCTCCTTACACTCCTCAAGGCCTTCTGCGTCAGGTGTCTCATGGCACATAAGTCCGGCTCCACCTACGAGTTCTGCGCCTGCTGACTGCATTCTCGCCTCCCAGTCGCGCATCCACTCGCCATCTCCCCATCCATATGAACCGAAGAGCGCAATCTTCTTGCCTGAAGCAAATCCCTCTACCTCAGCAACGAAAGGCTCCATCTCAGCCTCCTCAAGAACCTCAGCTCCCATAGCCGGGCATCCAAGTGCAAACACCGGCTCATCCTTGAGTGCATCCGGAGTGATGCTGCTTACGAATACTACCTCTGCTTCCTTTCCGGCCTCTCTCACGCCGTCTGCGATAGCCTCTGCCATCATCTGTGTATTTCCGCCCTGTGTCCAGAATACGATATTAATTTTGCTCATAATAATCCTCCTTATGAAATTATATGTTATAGAGATTTACCCTATACATCCCTGTAAACTGTGTTTAACTGCATCTTTCCATATACTTCTACGCCGCGTTTCTGCTCGCCGTGTACATCCACATGATATCTCTCATATGCAGTCCATTTGAAAGAAATTGGATAAGTCTCTCTTCCGCACATTCAAATATATGAAATGTTCTCCGCTTTGATTCAGCATCCTCATATACCTTCCAATAACCGGAGCAAAGTGCATTTCTTCCGTTCTGCAAAATAAATCCCTCCACATCCTCTGGCGGATATCCCAGCAGCAAGCCCATCTCGTGTGGGAACCACTCCTTGCCAAGAGCTCCATCGCCACAAGCCTGATCTTCCTGTGCCGGTTGTTTTGAGGTGAATCTTCCTCTGCTCTTTAAGTACTGCTGATATTTTCCGCGAAACTCAGCGAGAATCTCAGAAAGCTCCATGTCCTCATATCCCAGCTCAGACATAAGTCTTTGCACATCATCCCTCTGGACAAATACCCTGAGCTTTGCCGCATTGTAGATAAATACATTTACCCTGCCACAGGTTGCTCCCAGTGTGTACATACATATATCACTGTCCTTCAGTATCTCCACCATCTGACGATATCCGCTGAGTTCTATGTTCAGAAGATTTGACACCTTGACGCCCGTTATCACTGGTGCGCACTGAAGTGCCATCTGAAGTTCCACATCACCGAGCTCCATGCCCTTCATGATCTCCCATGTATTTTCACTCATACAAAACCTCCTTGTGACAAATAGGTGTTTGAGAATAACAAGGAAATGCTATACAAACCCACATTTTAAATAATGATTTAAAGCATTTTTATGTTTGGTCAGTCTCGTCTAACTCTAGTGAAAATACTACAGGATTCCTCCCCGAACGTCAATAACCCGGAGTGAGACATTTTCTCACTCCGGGTTATCTTGTTGATTAAAAATATACATTTATAAATTCTGCTTTATCATCGTCCTGCGCGGCTCTTTATTTCCGCCTGTTACCATATTGAGCAGCCGCCACACACCATATGCACAGATCCCACACACAGCCACAGGTACAAGGAGCACTACTATGACTCCTGTGCAGACTCCTGTAACCAGGTATCTAAAATATTTCATCACATCACCATTCCTCATCCTCATATCTCCTGTCGTTTCACGCGCGCATTCATATTACAGCATATCGCCTATAAGCTTATCTTCTTAGTAAGCAGTGTCGCACTTCCTATATAACTGCCGATCATGCATACAACATAGAGAATAAGCTGCGGTATATTCTTATACATCGCGTCAAGCATAGTCTCCACCTGCACGTTCTTCCCAAGGTGCGGAAGCTTGTATGCTATGTAGCTCACCAGCACATAAAGAGCCACAAAAAGTATAAAGCTGACAACGCCCTTTATCTTCTTATTCTGGAGCACTGTGGAAGACAGTGACACGGCAAGGTACGCTATGGTGATCATTGTATAGAATTGAATAAGTGCTACTACTATGAACCCTGCAACATTTGCAATGACACTTCCTATTGACAATCCTCTTGTTCCCAGAATATCATCCAGCACAAGCTCAACGCCAGCTACACCGCCGTTATGTGACTTAAGCAGGTTATAATCAACAACTATAAGCAGTCCAAGAAAGGCCACAAGTGTCGCACCGGTGAGCAGGATTGAAAGCAGCTTTGCACCGATAATCTTGTAATTTGAAATCGGCGTCATAAACACCATATACCCAGTCTTGTTCTTCAGATCCTGACTGTATATTATCACACCATATATCAAGACGAACATAAACGAAGCCCAGCCTCCCATCACAAGGAAGGTGATACCAAGTCCAGCTAACAAATCCTTTTCTGCAAATATTCCAATCACGAACAGCAATTCTGCTGCCGCAAGAGCCGTTATAACCACCAGAAGTGGAAATATTCCACGTCTGTATTCATATTTCATCATCTTTAACATAATATCTATCTCTCCTTCATCTAACTATGCATATATTTCCTTATACATATCAACTATCGACTTGCCCCTGCTCACTCGCAGTTCCTCTGCATCTCCCTGAAGCACACAGGTGCCATTCTTGATAAAGAATGCGTGATCCACGATCCTCTCAAGCTCATCCACAAGGTGGCTTGACATGAGCACGGCTGTGTCATCCGATATATTCCGGACAATCGTGCTGATGATCTTCTCCCTCGCTATGATGTCTATTCCGTTCAGTGGCTCATCAAGCATAACGATCCTGCTGTCTCTGGACAGAGTAACCGCTATCTTGAGCTTTGCAAGCATTCCTGAAGACATGCTCTTCGCCTTCTGATCGGGATTCAGCTCCATCTCAGCAAGCAGTCCCATGTATTTGTCATAGTCAAAGTCATCAAAGAAATCTTTGTAATACTTTCCTATGTCTTTACAGTTCATATATCCGAAGAAGAAAGCCTCCGTCGGCATATACGCTATGTCTTTCTTTGACCTGTATGTCATAGGCACTCCATCTATTGTAATAGTTCCTGAATCCGGCTTGACCAGACCAGCTATGATCTTCATAAGTGTTGACTTTCCACTTCCATTCGGACCGAGCAGCGCATATATGTGTCCCGGCTCAATCTCCAGTGACAGATCGGATATGGCTGTGGTCGTGATATACTTCTTAACCAGATGTTCGCATTTTAACATTGTATCATTTCCCTTCTTTTTTATTACTTCTTACTTCCCAAAGTGTTCTTTTAGCAGTTCAAGGATCTCAGCCTGTGAAAACCCCATACCGGTGAGCTGTTCATCAAAGCTCTGTATGATTTCCTCTATTCTCTCCTTTTTCAGGTCGTCTATGACCTTGTCATCCTCCGTCACAAATGTTCCTATTCCGCGTCTGGTATAGGACAACCCCATAGACTCCATCTCGCTGTAAATCCTCGCTGCAGTATTCGGATTTATCTGGTATTCTATGGCAAGTTCTCTTGATGACGGAAGCTTAGATCCCAAAGGCAGTGTGCCCGCTATGATCTTCTGCTTTATATCCTCTATGACCTGAAGATATATGGGGATATTCGTCTTAAATTCCATCACACACCTCCTCCTTGTATGCTGTCTAGCTCTTCTGTACCGCTGTACTAGTTGAATAGTACACTAGTATCATAGTATTGTCAACTGTATTTTTAAATAAAGTATATTTTTTTAGTTTTTTGTCATCTCGATAGTAACTCATGCACCCGGTCATCTCGTCATCTTTGCTTATTACCTACATTTTATCTCATATACAATGTTTTCACTTAAAAGATAAAAAATTATCCATAAAACACATTATTCTGTGTCCTACGGATAATTTTTTAAAATTTTTTCTTTTTTAGAGATTTTTCATCTATTTGGAGATAATTTTGTATCTTTTCCCTGGTTATCCCAACAGCCACTAGAGAATTCATACAAATTAAATTTCTAACAAACCCTCAGCACCAGTGCTTGCAGCTCGCACACATTCATATAAAGCTTCTCAACTCTGTCTGCAAATATCGCTGTGGAGAATTTATCTGCCGACTGCACCGCATTTCGTCTGAGCTGCTGCCTTGAAGCCGCACTCATATCAAGCCACTTTACCAATGCGTTCTCAAATGTTTCCTCATCCGTGAATTCCCATCCATTCTTTCCGTTATCCACCACATCGATAAGACACGTATCCTCTCTGCACAGAAGGGGGATCCCGGCTGCCAAAGCCTCCACATATGTAAGCCCCTGTGTCTCGCTTGTGGATGCACTCACGAAGAAATCACCTGCCTGATAATACTCAGCCACCTTGTCTGGCTCAATCATCCCTGTAAATATCACACTCTCTGAGATTTCAAGCTCTCTTACCTGTTCCTCTATCTCTGCCCTGTATGGTCCGTCTCCAACTATCATGAGGATTGTACCATATCTGCTCACTCTCTTCTGACATCTGAGTATCTCAAGGGTATTCTTCTCTTTCGCCAGTCTCCCAACATAGAGAAGTACCGTCTGTTCTTTGCTGAGTCCATACTGCTGCCTGATCCTATACCTGCCGTCCGTCTCTATATATTTGCCGAATTTATCCGTGTCGATCCCAGATGGAATCACCTCAACAGGACATAACACATCATACTTTTCAAGCACATCCTCTATCTTCCTGCTCGGTGCTATCATGGCTTCCACCCTCGATGATAACATCCTGGTAAGTTTCTGCACAACTTTACGTCCCCACGCTGCATTTGGCGAAAAGTAATGAGTGTAATCCTCGTACACCGTGTGATATGTGTGTACTATCGGCGCATTTGTCTCATCTGCTATCTTCTTCGCCATGAAGAAGGTTGAAAACTCACACTGGGAATGTATGACATCCGGTTTCCATTCTATGAGTTTGTCTATTACCGCCTTAATGACAGGCATCTTAAGTCTTGCCTCCGGATATATCTTTCCGGCACCTATCGATGCAGCATATATCACATCCCCTTCTGCGTATGTATGATGACTTCTGGACAGTGTGAGTATTTTCACCTCATGCCCTCTTTTCTTGAGTTCATTTGACAGATTGACAACTGATGTCACAACTCCATTTATAACAGGTTCATACCAGTCCGTAGTAATAAGTATCTTCATGATCTATCGTCTCCTTCTATTTCAGGCGGCATTCATTCTGTACATCACCACCTGCACTTTATCCTCATATCAACTACTTTCTGATTACTACTCTGCCATACACATATAAATTCCCATTGTAACAAATCTAAATATTATATAAATTGTATCTATGTGCACCCAAAAAACAGATCTATGACCACCTCCCAAAATAGATCTATGACCACCCCAAATGGATAATTATCTGCTACTGATAGATTTTCTGTTTCATAAAAGAGCTTTTCGAAAAGAGCTTTTCGAATATTCTGAATATAGATTGCCGCGAAGATTTCTGTGTTTGAAAATTTCTGGGAGTAAAAATTTCTAGTGTTAAAATTTCTTGGCAATTTATTTAGAAAACTCCTTGCATTTTTTTCAGAATGTTCTTATAC
This sequence is a window from Coprococcus eutactus. Protein-coding genes within it:
- a CDS encoding LysR family transcriptional regulator, which produces MNLSYIRYFVELAHVQHYTNAARNLNITQPSLSHAISQLEEELGVMLFEKNGRNTELTAFGREFLACAERSLGTLDAGVESIQKEAAGDGVIRLGLIRPLGMEFVPRLAAEYLKKAENRNVSFTFHTGTTGQLLDDLAARKYDMVFCSRPPETMGFSAIPVGRQDLVVIAPSGHPLADRDSVTLGDTLRYKHVYFSKGSGMRSLVDEMFEGLGKAPEIACETEEDEVIAGLVATGFGIAVVPYMDMLKRLDVKVLSIKHQPVDRLYYVVHDSRTYMSPVATKFHKYVLSSN
- a CDS encoding GntR family transcriptional regulator; amino-acid sequence: MEFKTNIPIYLQVIEDIKQKIIAGTLPLGSKLPSSRELAIEYQINPNTAARIYSEMESMGLSYTRRGIGTFVTEDDKVIDDLKKERIEEIIQSFDEQLTGMGFSQAEILELLKEHFGK
- a CDS encoding MATE family efflux transporter produces the protein MNENFMKEKPVFPLLMSMALPMVISMMVNALYNIVDSFFVAKISEDAMTALSYVFPLQNFVNAVAIGFGVGINAVIAIYLGAKDNEWADRAASWGMFLAVMQGIVMTVVCIAIIPSFLRAFKASGDVLDLGCRYADIVFGFSIIISVDLAFEKVFQSVGRMIVTMVGLMGGCIVNIVLDPMLIFGVGPFPEMGIEGAALATGLGQVFTLIIYFIVYFGRPINVKFGIKHLHEGGLMVKKLYAIGIPAILNMALPSLLTSALNAILSMYSATYVMILGVYYKLQTFLYMPANGIIQGMRPIIGYNYGAGEHARVKKIFTITLALNVGIMLAGTVVCLLIPERLIGMFTENMSTINAGGTALRIICAGFVVSAVSVTASGALEGLGKGTPSLLISLLRYVVVIIPAAWILSKLCGFGPAGVWNAFWVAELITAACAAFIYRGAMR
- a CDS encoding flavodoxin → MSKINIVFWTQGGNTQMMAEAIADGVREAGKEAEVVFVSSITPDALKDEPVFALGCPAMGAEVLEEAEMEPFVAEVEGFASGKKIALFGSYGWGDGEWMRDWEARMQSAGAELVGGAGLMCHETPDAEGLEECKELGRQLANA
- a CDS encoding DUF6198 family protein; translated protein: MDTQSGNAHLHNMWGEIALITAVTINSFGVVLMLYSAAGISAISSVPYAFSLVLPRLTLGTWTYIFQGVLILTLMIMRKKFVPQYLCSFIVGFVFGKMLDIHEMWIGALPTALPWRILYFVISYILICIGIALSNRCGLPIIPTDLFPRELSEIISAKYSKVKISFDVICLATTAAMTGFILGHIYGLGIGTVLAAFTMGKGIAIVGNAMDKHVTIAPYITAHIKRHGSHKAQYAGH
- a CDS encoding glycosyltransferase family 4 protein; this translates as MKILITTDWYEPVINGVVTSVVNLSNELKKRGHEVKILTLSRSHHTYAEGDVIYAASIGAGKIYPEARLKMPVIKAVIDKLIEWKPDVIHSQCEFSTFFMAKKIADETNAPIVHTYHTVYEDYTHYFSPNAAWGRKVVQKLTRMLSSRVEAMIAPSRKIEDVLEKYDVLCPVEVIPSGIDTDKFGKYIETDGRYRIRQQYGLSKEQTVLLYVGRLAKEKNTLEILRCQKRVSRYGTILMIVGDGPYRAEIEEQVRELEISESVIFTGMIEPDKVAEYYQAGDFFVSASTSETQGLTYVEALAAGIPLLCREDTCLIDVVDNGKNGWEFTDEETFENALVKWLDMSAASRQQLRRNAVQSADKFSTAIFADRVEKLYMNVCELQALVLRVC
- a CDS encoding ABC transporter ATP-binding protein; this encodes MLKCEHLVKKYITTTAISDLSLEIEPGHIYALLGPNGSGKSTLMKIIAGLVKPDSGTITIDGVPMTYRSKKDIAYMPTEAFFFGYMNCKDIGKYYKDFFDDFDYDKYMGLLAEMELNPDQKAKSMSSGMLAKLKIAVTLSRDSRIVMLDEPLNGIDIIAREKIISTIVRNISDDTAVLMSSHLVDELERIVDHAFFIKNGTCVLQGDAEELRVSRGKSIVDMYKEIYA
- a CDS encoding DUF3793 family protein, encoding MSENTWEIMKGMELGDVELQMALQCAPVITGVKVSNLLNIELSGYRQMVEILKDSDICMYTLGATCGRVNVFIYNAAKLRVFVQRDDVQRLMSELGYEDMELSEILAEFRGKYQQYLKSRGRFTSKQPAQEDQACGDGALGKEWFPHEMGLLLGYPPEDVEGFILQNGRNALCSGYWKVYEDAESKRRTFHIFECAEERLIQFLSNGLHMRDIMWMYTASRNAA
- a CDS encoding histidine kinase N-terminal 7TM domain-containing diguanylate cyclase, with the protein product MWGILICLFAFAVIFLQKNNNRDKKNVSLCMEAACIILLVADMLSWYYQGRSGQTAYYMLKISNFGVFFVNYLYMTLFTFYLLVILNRGEIKMPARARGVVVLSAAGIVLLIISQFSDKLFYYIDGNNFYHRSSGYLLSQLIAVAGLVLSFSILLQYKKRLEKRVFWSSVLYFILPCISTVVVIFYYGISFQTISVVASTQIMFAVDMVEMDRSLARSRQEVERTKYEAEHDLLTGMYNKTAGMQRIREYIDNMTDEDSASLVFVDIDDFKSVNDTYGHAVGDYWIEKVAKFLRSDCYEEDVACRYGGDEYIVLHKGLSDISVLESKVIRFARKLQRKAMEKGQNVHCSAGICQINGSGFSTEECMNVADTALYEAKKKGKNASVIHSISRDGTDRVTVLDKIETDIKKAQSRVEARISYMYTDIIYVNYENNKYRVIKGDSELNNAVSCANNYDEVIGLISNRFESDRSRKIVRDFLSRERMESYTGGNMGYQTENIRRRVLSVSCANNHGGASLIHAVPVDEDGDRGYFVVVQDLDIYAG